Genomic DNA from Desulfobaccales bacterium:
TTTACCGTAAAATTGCCCGCCCGTTTTGGCGGAGGTGAATCATGAACGAAAAATACGCCCCGATTCTCGTTGTGGATGACGAGCCCGAGATGTGCTGGATTCTGGAGAATATCATCCGCAAAACGGGTTTTACCTGTATGACGGCCATGAGCGCCAGGAAAGCCATGGCCCTGACAAAAAGCAATAAATTCGGCATGGCCTTTTTAGACGCTAAACTTCCGGATATCGACGGTCTCGAGTTTGCCCGGAAGCTCCGTAAAACCAATGCCCATCTGCCGATCGTCATCGTTTCCGGCTACTTCTACCAGGATGATC
This window encodes:
- a CDS encoding response regulator, whose translation is MNEKYAPILVVDDEPEMCWILENIIRKTGFTCMTAMSARKAMALTKSNKFGMAFLDAKLPDIDGLEFARKLRKTNAHLPIVIVSGYFYQDDPTIKGVLQEGLIDAFVGKPFDHDEIVSVITRCACR